The nucleotide window CTTTTAGGGTCTTGGGGACTTAGGGTCTTAGGGACTTGGATTTTGTTCAGCCGGAGCTTGAGGGATACGTAGGCTGATTCGACCATCAACCAAGTCCCCAAGACCCCAAGTCTCTATGAAATCATTTTCTCAATCGGGAGCACCAGGATGCCTTCAGCACCGACAGCTTTAAGCTGGCTGGTGATGTGCCAGAAGTCGTCCTCGTTCACCACCGACTGCACCGACACCCAGCCTTCTTCGGCCAGCTTGGTTACCGTCGGCGACTTGATGCCGGGCAGCAGGGCCTTCACCGCGTCGAGGGCGGCCACGGGGGCATTGAGCACGATGTACTTGTTGCGGCGGGCGCGGCGCACGGCCTGCATCCGGAACTGCAGCTGCTCCAGCAGCTCCTTTTTCTCGGCGCTCAGGTTCTGGTTGGCAATAAGCACCGCCTCGGACCGGAACACGGTTTCCACCTCGCGCAGGCCGTTGCCCAGCAACGTGGAGCCGCTGCTCACAATATCACAGATGGCCTCGGCCAGCCCGATGCTGGGGGCAATTTCCACCGAGCCGCTAATGGTGTGCAGGTTGGCTTTCACGCCGCGCTCCGAGAGGTAAGCGCCCAGAATCTGCGGGTACGAGGTGGCAATGTTCACGCCCTGCAGGTCCTGCACCGAATCGTAGGCGGCGGCGCGGGGTACAGCCAGGCTCAGGCGGCACTTGCTGAAGCCCAGCCCTTCGACCTCGAGGGCCGGGAAACCGGCTTCCACCAGCACGTTCTGGCCCACGATGCCCAGGTCGGCCACGCCGTCCTGCACGTAGCCAGGAATGTCGTCGTCGCGCAGGTAGAGGATTTCGAGGGGAAAGTTGGTGGCTTCGGTTTTGAGCTTGTAGGAAGCCGAGAGGAAGCTGATGCCGCACTCCCGAATCAGATTCAGGGAGTCTTCGCTTAAGCGGCCCGATTTCTGGATGGCCAGACGGAGCATATTTCTTTCAATTAATAATTACGAATTAGTAATGAGCAATTGCCCGGAATGGCCAACACTCAATCGTAATTCAGAATGGGAACCTGGGCGGGAAACAGGGCAACAGACCCAAACGTTGGAAAAAGGCCAATATTCGGCCGGGCCACCGGTTTTTCGGGGGCCGGGGAACCAGGGGTGCGGTTCGCCCAACGGGGTCAATATGATGCGTATATTCCTCTAGAAAGAGGAATGATGCCCGTGGTGATGGTGATGCTGGGTCTCAGACGCGCCGGCCCTGGCCAGGCGGCCCGCAACGGGGGCAGCCAGGTGGCTTGAGGGGCTCAGGAAAAGCGCGGAGAAAGGCATACGGGGCTTGGAGTAGCGGGGCAAAGGTAAGCGCGCCGGCCAGAGTTGAAAACTTTTCATCGGAAAAAATCAAATTAGCAACCTGTATCTTCGTTCTTTTCGCCCTGCTCCCACTTTTTGGCACTATTGTTTCGAACATGGGGCCGCACCTGTTGCTGGTTTTGCTTATGGCTTTTACGCGCTTTCTTTTCTCTGCCGGACTTTTGCTGCTGGCGGCCGGGTATTGTCCTACCGCCGCCGCGCAATCGGGCTCCCCCGATACCACCCAGGTACAGCTGCCGCTTCCCCAGGCCAGTCCCCGCGCCCTGCTGCAGCAAACCGTGGGCCTCACCGACGTAACCGTGGAGTATCATTCGCCCAGCGTGAAAGGCCGGGGCGTATGGGGCCAGTTGGTACCCTACAACCAGATCTGGCGGGCCGGCGCCAACGAGAATACCGTCATCAGCTTTTCCAGCAACGTGCACCTGAACGGCAAGCTGGTGCTGGCGGGCAAATACTCGCTCTTTGTGCTGCCCGTGTCGGACCAGGACTGGCAGTTTGTGCTGAATAAGGTGACCACCCATTGGGGCGCGGAGGGCTACGATGCAACCCAGGACGTGGTGCGCGTGCCCATCGTGCCGGAAGCTTCCGCCTTCCGCGAGACATTGTGCTACTGGTTTTCCGACGTGCGCCCCACGGCCGCGCACTTAAATCTGAGCTGGGAAAGGCTTACCGGCTCACTTGTCATCGAAACCGACGTGCACGCGCAGGTGCTGGCCGGCATCGAGCAAACCCTGGCCGCCCGCCCCAACAACTGGCAGCTGCTGGCCCAGGCCGCCGAGTATATGGTACAGAACAACCTGCAGGCCGAGCAGGCCCTGCACTACATCAACGAGTCCATCCGCCTCAACGAGTCCTACACCAACACCTGGATCAAGGCCCGGCTTATGGCCTCCAAGCAGGACTACGGCACGGCCGTTCTCTACGCCCGCAAGGCCCTCAAGCTCGGCGACAAAGACGACGCCAACTTCAAGGCCCAGCAGCCTAACATGCGCATTGCCCTCACCGAGTGGCAGGCCAAAGCGTACTAAGCATCTTCGATTATTTGCTCTCGACTCTAACAGGCGCCCCGAAACGGCGCCTGTTTTCTTATCGGCCGCGGAGGCATTACCTTGGCGAGCATGGAAGCGTTTCTTTCCGTGTGCGAGTCGATTCACCCGATGTCGGAAGGGCTGGTAGCGGCGCTGCGGCAGCTGGCGCACCCGGAAGCGGTGGCCGACCGGGCTTATCTGCTCCAGCCCGGGCAAACGGCCAATCGGCTGTATTTTCTGGAGCAGGGACTGGTACGCGGGTTTTACCTCAAGGACGGCAAGGAAGTCACGGCCTGGTTTATGCCGGAGGGGAATTTCGTGATTTCGATTCACTCCTTTTTTGCCCGACAGCCTTCCCATGAATACCTGCAGGCCCTGGAAGACTGCCGGCTCTGGTCGCTCAGCTACGCGCAATTGCAGCAGTTGTACCGGGAGTTTGCGGAGTTTAACTTTATCGGGCGCACGCTCACGGAGCGCTACTACATGCTCAGTGAGCAGCGGGCCCTGCACCTGCGCATGTACTCAGCCGCCGAGCGGTACGAGCAGCTTTTGCGCGACTTTCCCGACATCCTCCAGCGGGTGCCGCTCAAGCTGCTGGCCTCTCACCTGGGCCTCACCCCCGAAACCCTGAGCCGCCTGCGCGCCCGCCGCAGTTCTTGACATATATCAAGCGTTTCGAATCCCCGAAATCTGACTTTTGGAGCATCCTTTCACTTAGAGCGTGTTTGGGAATTAGGTTCGGGCCAAAAGAAACGAGCCAGTAAGTTGCGTGGGGAGTTCCTAGGCTCCTTTTCGCTTTATGGGTGAGTGCTATCAACCCCTTACTGACTCGCAGTGGCAAGTTATTGCGCCGCTGCTGCCCCTGCAACGCAAGCGCCGCTTGTGTTTGCGCCAAGTCGTTGACGCGTTGCGCTACGTGTGCCGCACGGGCTGCCAGTGGCGCAGCCTGCCGGCGTGTTTCCCGCCCTGGTCGGCGGTGTACTACTATTTCGCCCGCTGGCAAGCCACCGGCACGCTGCAACGGCTTAACGAGGCCGGCAACCGCGCCGACCGGCTGGCGAGTCAGCGCTTGCCCACCCCGTCGCTGGCCCTAGTCGACGCGCAAAGCGTCAAACTGGCCCCGCGCCTGAACCAGCAGCGCGGCCTCGACGCGCACAAACGGGTGAACGGCCGCAAGCGCCAGGTCCTGTGCGACACGGGCGGCCGCATCTGGCAGGTGGTCGTGCACGCGGCCAGCGGACACGACAGCCGGGCGGCCCACCCGCTCTTGCCCCGGCGCGAGCAGCTGCGCCCGGCCTGGGCCAGCCGGCTGCGCACCGTGCTCACCGACCGGGCCTACCACGGTCGTTTTGCGCAGCAGGTCCGGGCCTTGGGCTGGCAGCACCAAGTGGCCAGCCGCCCGCCCAGTGCCGACCGGGGCTTCGTGCCCGTGGCCCAGCGCTGGGTCGTGGAGCGCACCTTCGCCTGGCTCAACTGCTTTCGGCGCATCGTCGTGGATTACGAGCGCACCCCGGCCAGCCATGCGGCCTGGATACTGCTCGCCAATCTGACCATGACGTTACGACGTGCTACAACCGAGTGAATTCCCAAACACCCTCTTAGCTCCTTTGGTTATGGCTTCTCTATTTGCTGCGCTGCTCGTTGGCGGCTACCGCCTGTCAGCTCCGCCTCTGCTGGTCGTTATTTTTCTGGCGTTTGTCTTCTGCTTTGTGCTGGAGCGTGTAGTTCCAGGCTGGCAGCTGCCCTGGGTTCTCACCTGGCCGCGGCGGGTACTGACCGTCAACCTGGCCCAACTGCTGGTGGTTGTGGTGGCGGGCTTCACTTGGGAAAAATGGTTTTCGGCCTACTCGCTGTTGCACGTTTCCCGGCACCTGGGGCCGGTGGCCGGCGGCCTGCTGGCCTACGTGGTGGCCACGTTCGTATTCTACTGGTGGCACCGCTGGCGCCACACCCAGGATTTTCTGTGGCTGCACTTTCACCAGATTCACCACAGCCCCCGGCGCATTGAGGTTATTACCTCCTTCTACAAGCACCCGCTGGAAATGACGGTCAACTCGCTCCTTGGCGGCTTGCTGGTGTACACGGTGCTGGGGCTGAGTCCGGCGGCCGGTGCC belongs to Hymenobacter sp. J193 and includes:
- the hisG gene encoding ATP phosphoribosyltransferase — encoded protein: MLRLAIQKSGRLSEDSLNLIRECGISFLSASYKLKTEATNFPLEILYLRDDDIPGYVQDGVADLGIVGQNVLVEAGFPALEVEGLGFSKCRLSLAVPRAAAYDSVQDLQGVNIATSYPQILGAYLSERGVKANLHTISGSVEIAPSIGLAEAICDIVSSGSTLLGNGLREVETVFRSEAVLIANQNLSAEKKELLEQLQFRMQAVRRARRNKYIVLNAPVAALDAVKALLPGIKSPTVTKLAEEGWVSVQSVVNEDDFWHITSQLKAVGAEGILVLPIEKMIS
- a CDS encoding DUF2911 domain-containing protein, whose product is MAFTRFLFSAGLLLLAAGYCPTAAAQSGSPDTTQVQLPLPQASPRALLQQTVGLTDVTVEYHSPSVKGRGVWGQLVPYNQIWRAGANENTVISFSSNVHLNGKLVLAGKYSLFVLPVSDQDWQFVLNKVTTHWGAEGYDATQDVVRVPIVPEASAFRETLCYWFSDVRPTAAHLNLSWERLTGSLVIETDVHAQVLAGIEQTLAARPNNWQLLAQAAEYMVQNNLQAEQALHYINESIRLNESYTNTWIKARLMASKQDYGTAVLYARKALKLGDKDDANFKAQQPNMRIALTEWQAKAY
- a CDS encoding Crp/Fnr family transcriptional regulator, whose product is MEAFLSVCESIHPMSEGLVAALRQLAHPEAVADRAYLLQPGQTANRLYFLEQGLVRGFYLKDGKEVTAWFMPEGNFVISIHSFFARQPSHEYLQALEDCRLWSLSYAQLQQLYREFAEFNFIGRTLTERYYMLSEQRALHLRMYSAAERYEQLLRDFPDILQRVPLKLLASHLGLTPETLSRLRARRSS
- a CDS encoding IS5 family transposase; amino-acid sequence: MGECYQPLTDSQWQVIAPLLPLQRKRRLCLRQVVDALRYVCRTGCQWRSLPACFPPWSAVYYYFARWQATGTLQRLNEAGNRADRLASQRLPTPSLALVDAQSVKLAPRLNQQRGLDAHKRVNGRKRQVLCDTGGRIWQVVVHAASGHDSRAAHPLLPRREQLRPAWASRLRTVLTDRAYHGRFAQQVRALGWQHQVASRPPSADRGFVPVAQRWVVERTFAWLNCFRRIVVDYERTPASHAAWILLANLTMTLRRATTE
- a CDS encoding sterol desaturase family protein, which encodes MASLFAALLVGGYRLSAPPLLVVIFLAFVFCFVLERVVPGWQLPWVLTWPRRVLTVNLAQLLVVVVAGFTWEKWFSAYSLLHVSRHLGPVAGGLLAYVVATFVFYWWHRWRHTQDFLWLHFHQIHHSPRRIEVITSFYKHPLEMTVNSLLGGLLVYTVLGLSPAAGAIYTLCTALGEFFYHTNVRTPRWVGYIFQRPEMHRVHHQYQQHSHNYGDLVVWDWLFGTYRNPVRFTATCGFDAEKEEQLGAMLRFKDVHQ